The Salvelinus namaycush isolate Seneca chromosome 1, SaNama_1.0, whole genome shotgun sequence genome has a window encoding:
- the hint2 gene encoding histidine triad nucleotide-binding protein 2, mitochondrial: MNFRQLLPTQCFRKSVSHSRIFRPACREERHFCTSNTKNDEVRLAEEARKKYGSPTIFSKVIDKSIPADIIYEDDKCLAFRDISPQAPVHFLVIPRDPIPKISEVKDDDAELLGHLLVVAKNVAKKEALHEGYRVVINDGKHGAQSVYHLHIHVLGGRQLNWPPG; encoded by the exons ATGAATTTTCGCCAACTTTTGCCGACACAATGCTTCAGGAAAAGTGTTTCCCATTCACGCATTTTTCGCCCTGCATGCCGAGAAGAG AGACACTTCTGCACATCAAACACAAAGAATGACGAGGTGCGTCTTGCTGAAGAAGCAAGGAAGAAATATGGATCGCCAACTATCTTTTCCAAAGTGATTGACAAAAGTATTCCTGCAGATATCATTTATGAAGATGATAAG TGTTTAGCTTTCAGAGATATCAGTCCACAAGCTCCTGTGCATTTCCTGGTTATTCCAAGGGACCCTATCCCAAAAATCAGTGAAGTTAAAGATGATGATGCTGAG CTGTTAGGTCACCTCCTAGTGGTTGCAAAAAATGTGGCGAAGAAAGAGGCATTGCACGAAGGTTACAGAGTGG TGATCAACGATGGGAAGCATGGTGCCCAGTCTGTATACCACCTTCACATCCACGTCCTGGGAGGCAGACAGCTGAACTGGCCTCCAGGTTAA
- the mrps30 gene encoding 39S ribosomal protein S30, mitochondrial — protein MAARTCLPFQSLLHKNGHVFRSDRIVHTKTAIQEPVYPPIVPSLTAKSKSAKGRQIAEHLDKVRAADVQEKLTFLTRVQRKKYVLCPQTFALNADKWYQHFTKTAYLPGLPEKFIVEETKEESVPDTQNASSTIDETTFADIRSHVCHSILQENWYMKKRQPFLQREQEHYVAPFLRNLVSGLTHTMAKHNPVLQLSSLDLDPQVNFYWMRGQRTIPRGHRGGRVEPIRFQIDDKPHSQIRIPQQLPQFVPLEVVMSAEVPEIKFAPDLLPMFRRQYENNIFTGAKLHDPGCYGHTQFHLVPDRYRRDKMAKRNLTDQIEVYLRANGIASLFAWTGAQAMYQGFWSHEDVTRPFVSQAVITDGQYFSFFCYQLNTLGLSMETAAGNPRKNVCWGTDSMRLYEGVKDGAVVGLDDRVLKLLVQFLLNRSG, from the exons ATGGCGGCGCGCACTTGCTTGCCCTTCCAGTCATTACTTCATAAAAATGGACATGTGTTTAGAAGCGACCGGATCGTTCATACAAAGACAGCAATTCAGGAGCCTGTATACCCTCCCATTGTACCTTCGCTGACCGCTAAAAGTAAGTCTGCAAAAGGACGTCAGATTGCAGAACATCTTGACAAAGTACGTGCCGCCGATGTGCAGGAAAAACTAACATTCCTCACACGAGTTCAGCGAAAGAAATATGTGTTGTGTCCGCAAACCTTTGCTCTTAATGCTGATAAATGGTATCAGCACTTCACAAAGACTGCATACCTACCTGGCTTACCTGAGAAGTTCATTGTTGAAGAGACCAAGGAGGAATCAGTACCTGACACTCAGAATGCGTCATCCACCATTGACGAAACTACATTTGCTGACATCCGTTCCCATGTCTGCCATTCAATTTTACAAGAGAACTGGTACATGAAGAAACGTCAACCGTTCTTGCAAAGGGAACAAGAACATTATGTGGCACCTTTTCTGAGAAACCTGGTatctggactcacacacactatGGCCAAACACAACCCTGTACTCCAGCTGTCAAGTTTAG ATCTTGACCCTCAGGTTAACTTCTACTGGATGAGAGGGCAGAGGACCATTCCAAGGGGACATCGGGGTGGCCGCGTCGAGCCAATCAGATTTCAGATTGATGATAAGCCACACAGTCAGATAAGGATACCTCAACAACTTCCACAG TTTGTCCCCCTTGAGGTGGTGATGTCTGCCGAAGTCCCAGAGATAAAGTTTGCCCCAGACCTGCTTCCTATGTTCAGGAGACAGTATGAGAACAATATCTTCACAG GAGCCAAGCTTCATGATCCAGGCTGTTACGGCCACACCCAGTTCCACCTGGTCCCTGACAGGTACCGCAGGGACAAAATGGCCAAACGGAATCTGACTGACCAGATCGAGGTCTACCTGAGAGCCAATGGCATTGCCAGTCTATTTGCATGGACAGGAGCACAGGCCATGTATCAAG GTTTCTGGAGCCATGAGGACGTGACCAGGCCTTTTGTGTCCCAGGCTGTGATCACCGACGGCCAGTACTTCTCCTTCTTCTGCTACCAGCTCAACACCCTGGGCCTGTCCATGGAGACGGCCGCTGGGAACCCCAGGAAGAACGTGTGCTGGGGGACAGACAGCATGCGTCTGTATGAGGGGGTGAAGGATGGGGCTGTGGTGGGGCTGGACGACAGGGTCCTCAAGCTCCTTGTCCAGTTCCTACTGAACAGGTCAGGTTGA
- the LOC120056202 gene encoding complexin-4-like: MATEGMSREEAEEYQKQLVEEKMERDSEFLVKKAERATLRTCLRDKYRLPKSEQDANLMESAGDDIDVPEELLKMVDEDATEEEEKDSILGQIQNLQNMDMDQIKEKASATMVEMKSKAEEKCCLM; this comes from the exons ATGGCCACCGAGGGGATGTctagagaggaggcagaggagtACCAGAAACAGCTGGTGGAGGAAAA GATGGAGAGAGATTCAGAGTTCTTGGTAAAGAAAGCTGAGAGGGCTACATTGAGAACGTGCTTAAGAGACAAATACAGACTACCAAAG AGTGAACAGGATGCAAACCTGATGGAGTCGGCAGGAGACGACATCGACGTGCCAGAAGAACTACTCAAAATGGTGGACGAGGACGccacagaggaggaagagaaggattcTATCCTGGGCCAGATACAGAACCTACAGAACATGGACATGGACCAGATCAAGGAGAAAGCGTCGGCAACTATGGTTGAGATGAAATCTAAAGCAGAGGAGAAGTGCTGTCTCATGTGA
- the malt1 gene encoding mucosa-associated lymphoid tissue lymphoma translocation protein 1 isoform X1, with translation MSDSSDRSLNLHFLKEPVMRKLCEVLDKTNSKGWRKLGEMVGNDRRFRVSSDEMEMCSLKVLELEGSPSRVLLRLMGDRGCTLGHLVDLLQTMGHTEALQCVKPPGIQILIQPQSVAIIVGHNLRLSCYAVGKAGVQFQWFKTKEEVHNSSSPDLVISPVQLTDAGFYICRVNCGDSFEFSQWAQVDVLNVATSYGLGSHSLEGRLKVVIQPQGQRLLVGDSLQLECGAVGRPIPRYQWHRNGVPLHFPEASKRRLTIPYLLLEHHGKYRCEICINNERTWTNEVDVLVGPRISVQFSGAMECSEDDVFAFGAGASELILNSNQEPPYATDKVALLIGNLSYRNHPQLKAPMVDVYDLTNLLRQLNFKVVSLLDLTESEMRNAVDEFLLLLHKGVYGLLYYAGHGYENYGNSFMVPVDAPNPYHSANCLCVQSILKLMQEKETGLNVFLLDMCRKRNIHDDTTPNILLRVTANIVFGYATCQDAEAFELSSSGFTNGVFVKFLKKRLLEDEKITVLLDRVAEDMGQFDATKGKQALEIRSSLSERRALTDPVLPGDSSDMALAHNRQWAKAHELPESMSLDFDCGAQIKLGFAAEFSNVLVIYTHIVKKPEDMFFCQAHVTNFSPDLDVDPKEMNRETPEETGIYLLSSSLPQHCLYTRLSSLQKLRDQLGFTVCLQGSFKAMDELVDWTTDVNIGKPLIARLDLYRTMRRNSCLQTCPMPHSPCHSPRAEHLHHHPQDLLSPHCSSPYLDVCEPLQGAVGGSGCVSSTLYDNCSFSRYGCTSSDSPGRASIPIETTDDINELQTVFINSLQFHHQ, from the exons ATGTCGGATTCATCTGACCGGTCTTTAAACTTACATTTTCTGAAAGAACCTGTCATGAGGAAACTGTGTGAGGTTCTGGATAAAACCAACAGTAAAGGATGGCGTAAACTCGGGGAGATGGTCGGCAATGACCGGCGTTTTAGGGTGAG TTCAGATGAGATGGAGATGTGCTCTCTGAAGGTGTTGGAGCTGGAGGGCAGCCCCAGCCGCGTGCTGCTCAGGCTCATGGGAGACAGAGGGTGCACACTGGGCCATCTGGTAGACTTACTACAAACCATGGGCCATACAGAGGCCCTACAGTGTGTCAAACCACCAG GTATCCAGATCCTCATTCAGCCCCAATCTGTGGCTATAATAGTGGGACACAACCTGCGACTCAGCTGTTATGCTGTGGGAAAGGCTGGTGTTCAATTCCAGTGGTTCAAAACCAAGGAGGAG GTACACAACAGTTCTTCTCCAGACCTGGTGATTAGCCCAGTCCAACTGACAGACGCAGGCTTCTacatctgcagggttaattgtggaGACTCCTTTGAGTTTAGCCAGTGGGCTCAGGTGGATGTCCTGAATGTTGCAACATCTTATG GGTTGGGATCCCACTCGTTGGAGGGCAGGCTGAAGGTGGTGATCCAGCCCCAGGGccagagactgctggtgggggactCTCTGCAGCTGGAGTGTGGGGCGGTAGGGAGGCCTATCCCCCGCTACCAGTGGCACAGGAACGGGGTGCCCCTTCACTTCCCAGAGGCCTCCAAGAGGAGACTCACG ATTCCGTATCTGCTGCTGGAACATCATGGAAAGTATCGCTGTGAGATTTGTATTAACAACGAAAGGACGTGGACGAATGAAGTAGACGTTTTAGTGG GACCAAGGATATCTGTCCAGTTTTCAGGGGCAATGGAGTGTTCTGAAG ATGATGTTTTTGCCTTTGGAGCTG GTGCCAGTGAACTAATCCTGAACAGCAATCAAGAACCACCTTATG CGACAGATAAAGTGGCCCTGCTAATCGGGAACCTCTCGTACCGAAACCACCCCCAGCTGAAGGCGCCAATGGTGGATGTGTATGATCTCACCAACCTCCTGCGCCAGCTCAACTTCAAGGTAGTATCGCTGCTGGATCTCACCGAGTCAGAGATGCGCAACGCCGTGGATGAGTTTCTGCTCTTACTTCACAAGGGTGTCTATG GTTTGCTGTACTATGCTGGACATGGTTATGAGAACTATGGCAACAGCTTCATGGTACCGGTGGATGCTCCAAACCCGTATCACTCAGCCAACTGCCTGTGTGTGCAGAGCATCCTCAAACTGATGCAGGAGAAGGAGACAGGCCTCAATGTGTTCCTGCTGGATATGTGCAGGAAGCG aaatattcATGATGATACAACCCCAAACATACTATTGAGGGTCACAGCTAACATTGTCTTTGGATATGCAAC CTGCCAAGATGCAGAAGCGTTTGAGCTGAGCTCTAGTGGATTCACTAACGGTGTCTTCGTCAAGTTTCTGAAGAAACGTCTTCTGGAGGATGAGAAGATCACTGTGTTGCTGGACAGAGTGGCTGAGG ACATGGGCCAGTTCGATGCCACTAAGGGGAAGCAGGCTCTGGAGATCCGCAGCAGCCTATCAGAGAGGAGGGCTCTGACTGACCCTGTACTGCCTGGTGACAGCTCTGACATGGCCCTGGCTCACAACCGTCAGTGGGCCAAGGCTCACG AACTGCCTGAGAGTATGTCTCTGGACTTTGACTGTGGGGCTCAGATCAAGCTGGGCTTCGCTGCAGAGTTCTCCAACGTGCTGGTCATTTACACCCACATCGTGAAGAAACCAGAGGACATGTTCTTCTGCCAGGCTCACGTCACGAACTTCTCCCCG GACCTTGACGTTGACCCCAAAGAGATGAACAGGGAGACACCAGAGGAGACTGGCATCTACCTGCTCTCGAGCAGTCTTCCCCAGCACTGCCTGTACACACGCCTCAGCTCTCTACAGAAGCTCAGG GATCAGCTGGGGTTTACAGTTTGTCTACAGGGCTCTTTCAAGGCCATGGATGAGCTGGTGGACTGGACCACTGACGTCAACATTGGCAAGCCCCTGATCGCCAGACTAGACCTGTACCGCACCATGAGGAGGAACAGCTGCCTGCAGACCTGCCCCATGCCCCACAGCCCCTGCCATAGCCCCAGAGCCgagcacctccaccaccacccccaagaCCTTCTCTCCCCACACTGCTCCAGCCCTTACCTGGATGTGTGCGAGCCTTTACAGGGAGCTGTGGGAGGCTCAGGTTGTGTGAGCTCCACTCTGTATGACAACTGTAGCTTCTCTCGCTATGGCTGTACTAGTAGTGACTCCCCTGGCAGAGCTAGCATTCCCATAGAGACCACGGATGACATAAACGAGCTGCAGACAGTCTTCATTAATAGCCTGCAGTTTCACCACCAGTGA
- the malt1 gene encoding mucosa-associated lymphoid tissue lymphoma translocation protein 1 isoform X2 has protein sequence MSDSSDRSLNLHFLKEPVMRKLCEVLDKTNSKGWRKLGEMVGNDRRFRVSSDEMEMCSLKVLELEGSPSRVLLRLMGDRGCTLGHLVDLLQTMGHTEALQCVKPPGIQILIQPQSVAIIVGHNLRLSCYAVGKAGVQFQWFKTKEEVHNSSSPDLVISPVQLTDAGFYICRVNCGDSFEFSQWAQVDVLNVATSYGLGSHSLEGRLKVVIQPQGQRLLVGDSLQLECGAVGRPIPRYQWHRNGVPLHFPEASKRRLTIPYLLLEHHGKYRCEICINNERTWTNEVDVLVDDVFAFGAGASELILNSNQEPPYATDKVALLIGNLSYRNHPQLKAPMVDVYDLTNLLRQLNFKVVSLLDLTESEMRNAVDEFLLLLHKGVYGLLYYAGHGYENYGNSFMVPVDAPNPYHSANCLCVQSILKLMQEKETGLNVFLLDMCRKRNIHDDTTPNILLRVTANIVFGYATCQDAEAFELSSSGFTNGVFVKFLKKRLLEDEKITVLLDRVAEDMGQFDATKGKQALEIRSSLSERRALTDPVLPGDSSDMALAHNRQWAKAHELPESMSLDFDCGAQIKLGFAAEFSNVLVIYTHIVKKPEDMFFCQAHVTNFSPDLDVDPKEMNRETPEETGIYLLSSSLPQHCLYTRLSSLQKLRDQLGFTVCLQGSFKAMDELVDWTTDVNIGKPLIARLDLYRTMRRNSCLQTCPMPHSPCHSPRAEHLHHHPQDLLSPHCSSPYLDVCEPLQGAVGGSGCVSSTLYDNCSFSRYGCTSSDSPGRASIPIETTDDINELQTVFINSLQFHHQ, from the exons ATGTCGGATTCATCTGACCGGTCTTTAAACTTACATTTTCTGAAAGAACCTGTCATGAGGAAACTGTGTGAGGTTCTGGATAAAACCAACAGTAAAGGATGGCGTAAACTCGGGGAGATGGTCGGCAATGACCGGCGTTTTAGGGTGAG TTCAGATGAGATGGAGATGTGCTCTCTGAAGGTGTTGGAGCTGGAGGGCAGCCCCAGCCGCGTGCTGCTCAGGCTCATGGGAGACAGAGGGTGCACACTGGGCCATCTGGTAGACTTACTACAAACCATGGGCCATACAGAGGCCCTACAGTGTGTCAAACCACCAG GTATCCAGATCCTCATTCAGCCCCAATCTGTGGCTATAATAGTGGGACACAACCTGCGACTCAGCTGTTATGCTGTGGGAAAGGCTGGTGTTCAATTCCAGTGGTTCAAAACCAAGGAGGAG GTACACAACAGTTCTTCTCCAGACCTGGTGATTAGCCCAGTCCAACTGACAGACGCAGGCTTCTacatctgcagggttaattgtggaGACTCCTTTGAGTTTAGCCAGTGGGCTCAGGTGGATGTCCTGAATGTTGCAACATCTTATG GGTTGGGATCCCACTCGTTGGAGGGCAGGCTGAAGGTGGTGATCCAGCCCCAGGGccagagactgctggtgggggactCTCTGCAGCTGGAGTGTGGGGCGGTAGGGAGGCCTATCCCCCGCTACCAGTGGCACAGGAACGGGGTGCCCCTTCACTTCCCAGAGGCCTCCAAGAGGAGACTCACG ATTCCGTATCTGCTGCTGGAACATCATGGAAAGTATCGCTGTGAGATTTGTATTAACAACGAAAGGACGTGGACGAATGAAGTAGACGTTTTAGTGG ATGATGTTTTTGCCTTTGGAGCTG GTGCCAGTGAACTAATCCTGAACAGCAATCAAGAACCACCTTATG CGACAGATAAAGTGGCCCTGCTAATCGGGAACCTCTCGTACCGAAACCACCCCCAGCTGAAGGCGCCAATGGTGGATGTGTATGATCTCACCAACCTCCTGCGCCAGCTCAACTTCAAGGTAGTATCGCTGCTGGATCTCACCGAGTCAGAGATGCGCAACGCCGTGGATGAGTTTCTGCTCTTACTTCACAAGGGTGTCTATG GTTTGCTGTACTATGCTGGACATGGTTATGAGAACTATGGCAACAGCTTCATGGTACCGGTGGATGCTCCAAACCCGTATCACTCAGCCAACTGCCTGTGTGTGCAGAGCATCCTCAAACTGATGCAGGAGAAGGAGACAGGCCTCAATGTGTTCCTGCTGGATATGTGCAGGAAGCG aaatattcATGATGATACAACCCCAAACATACTATTGAGGGTCACAGCTAACATTGTCTTTGGATATGCAAC CTGCCAAGATGCAGAAGCGTTTGAGCTGAGCTCTAGTGGATTCACTAACGGTGTCTTCGTCAAGTTTCTGAAGAAACGTCTTCTGGAGGATGAGAAGATCACTGTGTTGCTGGACAGAGTGGCTGAGG ACATGGGCCAGTTCGATGCCACTAAGGGGAAGCAGGCTCTGGAGATCCGCAGCAGCCTATCAGAGAGGAGGGCTCTGACTGACCCTGTACTGCCTGGTGACAGCTCTGACATGGCCCTGGCTCACAACCGTCAGTGGGCCAAGGCTCACG AACTGCCTGAGAGTATGTCTCTGGACTTTGACTGTGGGGCTCAGATCAAGCTGGGCTTCGCTGCAGAGTTCTCCAACGTGCTGGTCATTTACACCCACATCGTGAAGAAACCAGAGGACATGTTCTTCTGCCAGGCTCACGTCACGAACTTCTCCCCG GACCTTGACGTTGACCCCAAAGAGATGAACAGGGAGACACCAGAGGAGACTGGCATCTACCTGCTCTCGAGCAGTCTTCCCCAGCACTGCCTGTACACACGCCTCAGCTCTCTACAGAAGCTCAGG GATCAGCTGGGGTTTACAGTTTGTCTACAGGGCTCTTTCAAGGCCATGGATGAGCTGGTGGACTGGACCACTGACGTCAACATTGGCAAGCCCCTGATCGCCAGACTAGACCTGTACCGCACCATGAGGAGGAACAGCTGCCTGCAGACCTGCCCCATGCCCCACAGCCCCTGCCATAGCCCCAGAGCCgagcacctccaccaccacccccaagaCCTTCTCTCCCCACACTGCTCCAGCCCTTACCTGGATGTGTGCGAGCCTTTACAGGGAGCTGTGGGAGGCTCAGGTTGTGTGAGCTCCACTCTGTATGACAACTGTAGCTTCTCTCGCTATGGCTGTACTAGTAGTGACTCCCCTGGCAGAGCTAGCATTCCCATAGAGACCACGGATGACATAAACGAGCTGCAGACAGTCTTCATTAATAGCCTGCAGTTTCACCACCAGTGA